One region of Miscanthus floridulus cultivar M001 chromosome 19, ASM1932011v1, whole genome shotgun sequence genomic DNA includes:
- the LOC136527589 gene encoding deSI-like protein At4g17486 gives MGGAVSGGAAVGDAAGAATYPVVLNVYDLTPINNYLHWCGLGIFHSAVEVHGSEYSFGAHDHPSSGVFEVEPKNCPGFIYRCTVFIGRTTLNPLEFREFIQRMASEYHGDTYHLISKNCNHFTDDLSTRLTGKPIPGWVNRLARLGAFCNCLLPESMRLESTETKHLADCRFSDGSNTTSNDNFDEDDLEDKHLLPTSSVGEDTIVKEVHR, from the exons ATGGGCGGGGCGGTCTCCGGTGGCGCGGCGGTTGGGGATGCGGCGGGGGCGGCGACGTACCCGGTCGTGCTCAACGTGTACGACCTGACGCCGATTAACAACTACCTCCACTGGTGTGGGCTTGGCATCTTCCACTCTGCCGTCGAAG TTCATGGATCGGAGTACAGTTTTGGAGCACATGATCACCCATCCAGTGGTGTTTTTGAGGTGGAACCAAAGAACTGCCCAGGGTTCATATACAGATGTACGGTTTTCATAGGCCGCACAACTCTGAATCCCTTGGAATTTCGAGAATTCATTCAGAGGATGGCCTCAGAATACCATGGAGATACCTACCACCTCATTTCCAAGAACTGTAACCACTTTACGGATGATCTTAGCACCAGATTAACAGGAAAACCAATTCCTGGTTGGGTCAATCGACTTGCAAGGCTAG GCGCCTTTTGCAACTGCCTTCTACCAGAAAGCATGCGGCTTGAGTCAACTGAGACAAAGCATCTTGCAGACTGTCGTTTCTCAG ATGGTTCCAACACCACCAGCAACGATAACTTTGATGAAGATGACTTGGAAGACAAACACCTGCTTCCGACGTCTTCTGTTGGTGAAGACACAATTGTAAAAGAAGTTCACAGATAA